In Lotus japonicus ecotype B-129 chromosome 5, LjGifu_v1.2, one genomic interval encodes:
- the LOC130717252 gene encoding uncharacterized protein LOC130717252 encodes MDRYQKVEKPRAETPIDENEIRITSQGRMRNYITYAMTLLQEKGSNEIVFKAMGRAINKTVTIVELIKRRIVGLHQNTAIGSTDITDTWEPLEEGLLPLETTRHVSMITITLSKNELDTASVGYQPPLPADQVKAATDFDYEGESSPNGRGRGRGGRGRGRGRGNGFIAADYEDGGWDRYRGNARGRGRGRGRGFRGRGRGGYNGGHVDMLQDGGYNQDVPQGRGRGRGRGGYRGRGRGFRSNGPIQAAA; translated from the exons ATGGATCGGTACCAGAAAGTGGAGAAGCCAAGGGCTGAAACGCCAATCGATGAAAACGAGATCCGGATTACTAGTCAGGGGAGGATGCGCAACTACATTACTTACGCCATGACCTTGCTTCAG GAAAAAGGTTCTAATGAAATTGTTTTCAAAGCAATGGGGAGAGCTATCAACAAGACAGTGACAATTGTGGAGTTGATCAAG AGGAGGATTGTGGGTCTCCACCAGAATACAGCAATTGGATCCACTGACATCACTGATACATGGGAGCCACTTGAGGAAGGCCTCCTTCC TTTGGAGACGACAAGGCACGTGTCAATGATTACAATAACCCTTTCTAAGAACGAACTTGATACAGCTTCTGTGGG GTATCAGCCTCCATTACCAGCTGATCAGGTGAAGGCTGCCACAGATTTTGATTATGAAGGAG AGAGTTCGCCTAATGGTCGTGGTAGGGGTCGTGGCGGTCGTGGCAGGGGTAGGGGCAGAG ggAATGGTTTCATTGCAGCTGATTATGAGGATGGAGGTTGGGATCGTTACAGGGGAAATGCCAGGGGCAGGGGTAGAGGAAGAGGACGTGGCTTCCGTGGTCGTGGAAGGGGAGGGTACAATGGGGGCCATGTTGATATGCTGCAAGATGGAGGATACAACCAAGATGTACCCCAAGGCCGTG GTCGTGGCCGTGGGCGAGGTGGATATCGTGGAAGGGGTCGTGGCTTTAGATCCAATGGTCCGATCCAGGCAGCTGCCTGA
- the LOC130717251 gene encoding uncharacterized protein LOC130717251: protein MAAGAGVGSAGTKTALITEVITGRWFVVFASFLIMSVSGATYMFGIYSGDMKTTLGYDQTTLNLISFFKDLGSNLGIFSGLINEIAPPWVVLAMGSLLNFFGYFMIWLALTKRIPKPSGWHVCLYIYMGANSQTFSNTGSLVTCVKNFPQSRGVVLGMLKGYVGLSGAIITQLYFAFYYNYSDDSKSKALILLIAWLPAAISFVFLPTIRYIKPVNQRNEIAVFYKFLYISLGLAGFLLIMIIVQKTVSFNQIEYGGSAAVVLFLLFLPLLVVFLEQFKIRQSQKLACVDSSPLKIVTETGGKQGKTEYSVLANDDSNNSVSSVSANGNNAIEETRWWHWKNIFNPPERGEDYNILQALFSLDMILLFIAGTCGAGGTLTAIDNLGQIGISLGYPKASISTFVSLVSIWNYLGKVFSGFVSEHVLTKYKFPRPLMLTLTLLLACVGHVLIAFDVPNGLYAASVIIGFCFGAQWPLVFAIISEVFGLKYYSTLHNFGGIASPIGLYVLNVRITGYLYDREAKRQLEVAGVSREVGQELNCVGANCFKLSFVIITAATLFGAIVSLVLVARTIKFYKGDLYKRYREEAEGGAGETVVVQNGGERGQERKVGL from the coding sequence ATGGCCGCTGGAGCAGGTGTTGGCTCCGCCGGCACGAAGACTGCCCTGATCACCGAAGTCATCACCGGGCGATGGTTCGTGGTGTTCGCCTCCTTCCTCATCATGTCAGTCTCCGGAGCCACCTACATGTTCGGCATCTACTCCGGCGACATGAAAACCACCCTCGGCTACGACCAAACCACTCTCAACCTAATCAGCTTCTTCAAGGACCTCGGCAGCAACCTCGGCATCTTCTCAGGCCTCATCAACGAGATCGCTCCGCCGTGGGTGGTCCTCGCCATGGGTTCTCTCCTCAACTTTTTCGGCTACTTCATGATATGGCTCGCACTCACAAAAAGAATCCCAAAACCCAGTGGCTGGCACGTGTGCCTCTACATCTACATGGGTGCGAATTCTCAGACATTTTCCAACACTGGTTCCTTAGTCACGTGTGTCAAGAACTTCCCACAAAGCCGTGGTGTTGTGTTGGGAATGCTCAAAGGCTATGTTGGACTCAGTGGAGCTATCATCACACAACTCTACTTTGCTTTCTATTACAATTACAGTGATGACTCCAAATCCAAGGCTTTGATTTTGCTCATAGCGTGGCTCCCTGCTGCCATCTCCTTCGTTTTCCTTCCGACAATTCGGTACATCAAGCCCGTCAATCAACGCAATGAGATCGCTGTTTTCTATAAGTTTTTGTACATTTCACTTGGCCTTGCTGGGTTTCTTCTAATCATGATTATAGTGCAGAAAACTGTCTCCTTTAACCAGATTGAGTATGGCGGAAGCGCTGCAGTGGTGCTTTTCTTGCTCTTCCTTCCACTTCTTGTTGTCTTCCTGGAACAGTTCAAGATTCGTCAGAGTCAGAAGCTTGCATGCGTTGATTCCTCGCCGCTGAAAATAGTCACTGAAACAGGGGGAAAACAGGGGAAAACAGAGTACTCTGTTTTAGCAAATGATGATAGTAACAACTCTGTTTCCTCTGTTTCAGCAAATGGTAATAATGCAATAGAAGAAACTAGGTGGTGGCACTGGAAGAACATTTTCAACCCACCTGAAAGAGGTGAGGACTATAACATACTTCAAGCCCTTTTCAGCTTGGACATGATATTGCTCTTCATTGCTGGGACATGTGGTGCTGGAGGAACTTTAACTGCAATTGACAACCTGGGTCAGATTGGAATCTCACTCGGGTACCCGAAGGCTAGCATAAGCACATTTGTTTCATTGGTGAGCATTTGGAATTACTTAGGAAAAGTGTTTTCTGGGTTTGTCTCTGAACATGTTCTAACAAAGTACAAATTCCCAAGACCTCTAATGCTGACTCTGACTCTGCTCTTAGCCTGTGTTGGCCATGTTTTGATAGCCTTTGACGTGCCCAATGGTCTCTATGCTGCTTCCGTGATCATTGGATTTTGTTTTGGTGCACAGTGGCCTTTGGTCTTTGCCATAATTTCGGAGGTGTTTGGACTCAAGTACTATTCAACATTGCATAACTTTGGTGGAATAGCGAGCCCAATTGGGCTATACGTGCTTAATGTGAGGATCACTGGGTATCTGTACGACAGAGAGGCTAAGAGGCAGTTGGAGGTAGCAGGGGTTTCAAGAGAGGTTGGACAAGAACTGAATTGTGTTGGGGCCAATTGCTTCAAGTTGTCATTTGTGATCATCACTGCAGCAACGTTATTTGGTGCCATTGTTTCCCTTGTTTTGGTAGCTAGAACAATCAAGTTTTATAAAGGTGACTTGTACAAGAGGTACAGGGAGGAGGCAGAAGGAGGTGCTGGTGAGACGGTGGTGGTCCAAAATGGCGGTGAGAGAGGACAAGAACGCAAAGTTGGGTTGTGA